Proteins encoded within one genomic window of Prauserella marina:
- a CDS encoding PadR family transcriptional regulator: MSDLNATAAALLGLLHDGPATGGELVAGAEERFGTFFSVTRSQVYRELPALHREGLVRLGKQGPRSSQQYLITAAGKKAFKAWLTSDSGPDHLRSPLILRVVHSGVLTQKQRATLFESARATYTQELDEAKAAVKAASDPVAKAVAEFGQTHARAALKLLDAVAS; this comes from the coding sequence GTGTCCGATTTGAACGCAACCGCCGCAGCACTGCTTGGTCTGCTGCACGATGGCCCTGCCACCGGTGGCGAGCTCGTCGCTGGGGCTGAGGAACGCTTTGGCACGTTCTTCAGCGTCACGAGGAGTCAGGTCTACCGGGAACTCCCCGCGCTGCATCGAGAGGGCCTCGTGCGGCTCGGCAAGCAGGGACCGCGCTCCAGCCAGCAGTACCTCATCACCGCCGCAGGAAAGAAAGCCTTCAAGGCATGGTTGACCAGTGACTCTGGTCCTGATCACCTGCGCAGCCCGCTGATCCTCAGGGTCGTGCACTCCGGTGTGCTGACGCAGAAGCAGCGCGCCACGCTCTTCGAGTCCGCGCGCGCCACCTACACCCAGGAACTCGACGAAGCCAAGGCCGCGGTCAAGGCCGCGAGTGACCCCGTCGCGAAGGCAGTGGCGGAGTTCGGCCAGACGCACGCCAGGGCCGCGCTGAAGCTTCTGGACGCCGTCGCAAGCTGA
- the prfB gene encoding peptide chain release factor 2, with amino-acid sequence MSVEFEAALKDLGGKLTQVESVMDLESLRKEVAELEEEAARPNLWDNPETAQKVTSQLSHKQAEVRKVSDLRQRLDDLGVLYELAEAEGDTGSLAESESELKNLTKDIDALEVRTLLSGEYDERNAVVTIRSEAGGVDAADWAEMLLRMYLRWAERHGYPTDVYDISYAEEAGIRSATFKVTAPYVYGTLSVEQGTHRLVRISPFDNQSRRQTSFAHVEVLPEVEEVDHVDVPEKDIRVDVYRSSGPGGQSVNTTDSAVRITHLPSGIVVSCQNEKSQLQNKAAAMKVLQAKLLLRKKAEERAELDALRDGGSSWGNQMRNYVLHPYQQVKDVRTGYEIGNPSAVLDGDLDSFLEAGIRWRKQQENSAA; translated from the coding sequence GTGAGTGTTGAGTTCGAAGCCGCGCTGAAAGATCTCGGTGGCAAACTGACGCAGGTCGAGTCCGTCATGGATCTCGAATCGCTGCGCAAGGAAGTCGCGGAGCTCGAAGAAGAGGCCGCGAGGCCGAATCTGTGGGACAACCCCGAGACCGCCCAGAAGGTCACCAGCCAGCTCTCACACAAGCAGGCCGAGGTCCGCAAGGTCAGCGACCTTCGGCAGCGGCTGGACGATCTGGGTGTGCTCTATGAGCTTGCTGAGGCTGAAGGGGACACGGGGAGCCTCGCCGAGTCCGAGAGCGAACTCAAGAACCTGACGAAGGACATCGACGCACTGGAAGTGCGGACGCTGCTCTCCGGCGAGTATGACGAGCGTAACGCCGTCGTCACCATCCGTTCCGAGGCAGGCGGCGTCGACGCCGCCGACTGGGCGGAAATGCTGCTGCGCATGTATCTGCGCTGGGCGGAGCGGCACGGCTATCCGACCGATGTCTACGACATCTCCTACGCCGAAGAAGCCGGTATCCGGTCGGCGACCTTCAAGGTGACCGCGCCGTACGTGTACGGGACGCTGTCGGTCGAACAGGGCACCCATCGGCTCGTCCGGATTTCGCCTTTCGACAACCAGAGCCGGAGGCAGACGTCGTTCGCGCACGTCGAGGTCCTGCCGGAGGTGGAGGAAGTCGACCACGTCGACGTGCCGGAGAAGGACATCCGCGTCGACGTCTACCGTTCGTCAGGGCCTGGTGGACAGAGCGTCAACACCACGGACTCCGCGGTGCGCATCACACACTTGCCGAGTGGCATTGTCGTCTCCTGCCAGAACGAGAAGTCGCAGTTGCAGAACAAGGCGGCGGCGATGAAGGTGTTGCAGGCAAAACTGTTGCTACGCAAGAAAGCCGAGGAGCGCGCGGAGCTGGATGCGTTGCGGGACGGCGGATCGAGCTGGGGCAACCAGATGCGCAACTACGTCCTGCACCCGTATCAGCAGGTCAAGGACGTGCGCACCGGTTACGAGATCGGTAATCCCTCCGCCGTTCTCGACGGTGACCTCGACTCGTTCCTCGAAGCGGGCATCAGGTGGCGCA